The DNA region ACCACCCGGGCCATCCGCGACCAACCCGAACGAGCCCTCCCCATCCTGGGCATCACCTACAAGCCCGACCTCAACGGAACTTGATCAAGCCCTGACCTGTGGGCCGGCCAGCGTGAGCGCGAGAGCGCGCAGGAGGGTGGACTTTCCTGAACCGTTGCGGCCAGCGATCACTGTCCAGCTGCCGCTGCCATCGGCTGGGAGCGGCAGCTGACCAACGGCACGCGGTCCGGCGAAACCTCGGACATTGGAGAAGCCGATTCCGGTTACGTACATTCACCCTCCTTTTGTCCTATTAGCCAGCCGCTTGAGCATCTCATGAAGGGCTGACACGGACGAGGCGTGGTGTTCTCCCACAGGGCACTGGGGTAGAGGTGAACCGGGCATAGAAACTCCAACATGAACTTTCTCGCTGCCTCCCGGCTCAGGACCACTCCTCTGCCTTGACCTCAGTCTGCTTCAGCACGCGATCGACGGCATCCGGTGCCTTGTCCGGCGGATAGCCGTAGAAGTTGAGCAGGAACTGGACCTTGGCGCGGATGCGGTCGCGCGCCTGGTCCTTGATCCGCCAGTCGACCGTGACGTCCTCAGACACCAGGCGGTGCAGGTGCCGGGCGATCTGCCGCAGGATGTCGTCGCCCATCTGCAGAGCCGAGGGGTTAGCGGCGACTGCATCGTAAAAGGCGAGTTCATCTTCTGTCAGGCCGAGTTCAGTAGCGCGGGCCCGATCGGCGGAGACCTCGCGGGCGAACTCGACGAGGATGTCCATCGTCTGGGCCGAGGTGAGGAGCCCGTTATGGTACTGATTCATCGTCTCCTGCATACGCTTTGTGAAGGCGCGTTGCCGGGTGATGTTGCCCGGATGGGAGTCGTGGATCTCCTTCATCAGGGAGCGGCGCAGGGCCTCGAGGCAGGGGCATTGCGTGAAGTGATCTTGTCCGGTTTCGTCAGATAAGGCCGAGGGCGGCCAGGGGACGGTGGCAGTCGCGGGCGGCATGGCGGAGGGCTGCGGCGATGTTCCTCGCGCCGTCCTGGCGGTGCAGGCCGATGGCGAGGTTGCGCAGGCCTGCCATGGTGCGGGGCAGTTGGGCGGTGCGGACCTTGGAGTCGTCCTCGCGGAAGGTGCGGTCGCGGACGTGGTGGAGGCAGTTTTCGATGAGCCAGTGGCCGCGGATCCAAGCGGCGAGCTCGGCGCCACTGGCGGCGCCGGGCGGCAGGCTGGTGACCAGGTAGACCCGCTCGATGGTCAGCTTGCCCTCGGTCAGGTCGCTTCTCCAGCGCACGACTTGGAGGGCCTGGGCGGCGTCGGGGTATTCGAGGTGGGCGAAGGCGGCGGTCTTGAGTCGGCGGATCTCGAGGCGGTGGTGGGCCCGGGTTCGGTCCCTGTGGTCCAGCGCGATCTCGGCCCAGGGCAGCCGGCGGATCCTCTCGTAGAGGCCAGGGTGGTTCTTCTTGACGATCGCGATGTAGTGGGCGCCGCGTTCACGGAGGTAGGTGCCGTGGTCGTGCTGGGTGTGCAGCGCGTCGGCGGTGATGAGGGTGCCGGTCAGGTCCAGGCCGTCCAGCAGCGGGGCGAAGGCGGGGATCTCGTTGCTCTTGTCGGCGACCTGTCGCTGGGCCAGGACCTCGCCGCTGTGGGCCATGGCCGCAAGCAGCGTCACGGCCGTCTTCTCGCCGGCCCGCGAGCCGCGCAGGACCTTTCCGTCCACGGCGATCGGCCGCAGAGCGGGCCGGGACTCCTCAGGTGTGGGGGCCGGCCGGCGGCGGGCGTCGAGGAATGCGCCGATCGCGGCATCCAGCAGATCGCCGTCGAGGCGGGCCAGCAGGCGGCGGACGGTTCCCGGATGCGGTACGGGGACCGTGCCGGTGAGCGCATCGGGCGGGAAGCCCAGAGCGCGCAGGGCCCACGCGGGCGCGTCGGCAAGCCACTCGCCGATCGCGAGCAGGGAGCGGGCGCCGGCCAGGACGCTGGCGGCCGCCGCGCTCAGCAGCGCGGCCAGTGGATAGCGCCGTCCGCGGGCATCACGGGGATCGGGCACCCCAGACAGGAATCGGTGCAGGTCAACGGCGTCGCGCAGCGGAGCAGGCGCCTCGGCATGGGCCAGGTGCTCCAGCGCGGAGGGCATGGGAGAGGATGTCGGGGCAGGCACGGGCTCGCTCGGTGTTCATGGGACGTAGACACTCACATGATCACCGGCACCGTGCCTGCACCGCGTTCCACAGAGGGCCGGGCAACTTCGGACACGACGGGCCATCAGGCACAGGCGTGACGAAGTGGCTTCACGCAAAGCCCCTGGGCCTCGAGGGCCAGGTTGGGGTGCCGGCTTGCCTTCAACTGCGCGACGAACTCCTCATCCAGGTGAGAGAGGTCGGGCTTGGTGAGACCTGCGGCGTCGTAGATGTCCACCACCCCATCGGCAACGACCGCTGCGGCGTTGAGCTGCTCGATGTAGCGGAGCTGGTCGGCAGCCGTGGCAAGACCCTGGTCGGCCCGGGCGTCCACATCGAGCTTCTCGCGGGAGGCGCGTACGGAAGCGAAGAACCGGATGTCGTCGAGGAGGTCCTCGACGCCCTCGTGAGTGGGGCAGAGCGAGAACGCTTGGGACAGTAGCTTGCCGACGTGCATGAAGCGCTGCAGACGGGTGGGTTTACCGGGCTGCAGGGCGGGCTCGGCCTCGCGAAGGAACTCCAGGACGGTGTAAAGCGCCTCCTGGTAGCCGTCCGATCCGAGCCTCTCGCGCCACGGGCAGTCGCCGAGCAACTCGGTGATCGACTGATGCTTTTCCCGTACGATCTTGACGGCCTCCGAGATGTCTGCGCCGATGGTCTCCTCGTCCTGGTCGTTGCCCGAGGTGTACTCGGCGACGGCATCCGTGAGATGCCGAGCCACTCCCAGGAAGTCCACGACTAGGCCCAATGCCGTTCGGTTAGGGGTTCGTTCGGCGGTGCAACTCTCGGCGTTTCGGCTGGTGATACGGGTGCAGCCCTTGTAGTGGTTCTCGGGTCCGCCAAGACTCGTGTTCCTCTGCAAGGGCTGCAGTGTCTGATTCTGTCATTACGCATGCTCCCGGTGTGTTTGCCGTGGGGCACCTGGGCGAGTTGACCCAGGTCGTTCCGTTCGATCTTGTCGACGAGGCACTCGCGTCCGCGGGTGGTCTGCAGCATCGGGTGCGGCGGCTGCCGTCGCGGGTGGTGGTCTACCTCCTGCTCGCAGGCGCGCTGTTCACCGGGACGGGCTGGACGGGAATCTGGTCCCGGCTGAACGCCTCGCTGCCTGTGCCGCTGCCTGTACCGGCGCCTTCATCGATCACGGCTGCGATGCGGCGGGTCGGCCCCAGACCGTTGAAAGCACTGTTCGATCTGGTCAAAGGCCCCGCAGCGGTGACCGCGACACAGGTGACACGGTTCGCGGGCAGGCTGGTGGTCGCGATCGATGGCACCCAGATCGCGCTGCCGGACACGCCCGCGAACCTGTCGGTGTTCCCCAAGGCGAAGGCCGGACCGAACGGCCCGGCTGGTTACCCGATGCTGCGTCTGGTCACGCTGACGGCCTGCGGGACCCGAACCCTCATGGACGCCGTCTTCGGCACCGACGTGACCGGCGAGCTGACCTACGCCCGTGACCTGGTCACAGGCGCGGGCACGACCAGAGCACTCCGGCGCGGGATGCTGCTGCTGGGTGACCGAAACTTCTCAGCCACCAGGTTCGTGGACACGGTCGCATCCACGGGCGCGGACTTCCTTATCCGGGCCAAGACCCACAGCACAGCGCTCAAGCTGCCGATCCTGCGCCGTCTGCCCGACGGCACGTTCCTGTCCCGCATAGGTGAAGTCCCCGTCCGTGTCATTGAGGCCACCCTCACCCTCACCCCTGCCGACAGCACCAGCAAGCACACTGCCACCCAACACGCCTACCGGCTGGTCACCAGCCTGCTCGACCCCGACGAAGCACCCGCCACCGCTCTGGTCAGGCTCTACCGAGAGCGCTGGGAGATCGAGACCAGCTACTGCGAGCTGAAATCGGCCCTCCTCGGCGGCAGAGTCCTGCGCGGCCGCCACCCGGCGGCCGTCACCCAGGAGACCTGGGCACTTCTGGTCGCCTACCAGGCACTACGCACCGCGATGAGCGACGCCGTCCTGCACCGGCCCGACATCGACCCCGACCGCGCCGCATTCACCATCGCGCTGAACACAGCACGTGACCAGATCATCCGGGCCGCCGGCATCATCCACACCCAGACCGACCTCGTCGGACAGATCGGCACCGCCATACTCAACGGCCTCCTACCCGCCCGCCGAGACCGGTCCCGACCCCGCGTGAAGAAACGAGCGATCAGCTCCAAGTACCGCGCCGTCGGCCGCAACACCGACCACCGAACCCACAGAACCGCCGTCCATATCGAGATCAACGCATTGCCAAACCCGCCAGACGGCTAACCGAACGGCATTGCGACTAGGCCCGACGGCTTCTCGCCCCAGGTCCGATTGACGCGGGCAACGGCCTGCATTAGGGCGGCACCGCGCATCCGGCGGTCGAGGTAGAGGGTATGCAGCGGGGGTGAGTCGAAGCCGGTCAGCCACAGTGACTGGACGATGACGAGCTCGAGTTCGTCGTTAGGGTCGGCGGCTCGCGCCTGAATGGCCTTGAGCTTCTCGGGTGAACGGACATAGGGAGCAATCTCTGCGTCGTCCCTTCCGGGATTGCCCGTGTATACGACCCGGACCTTTCCGGTGGCGTCTGGAAGCAGGCCGGTCTTCTGGTCAGGCTCGCCGACCCAGTCGGGACGGCGGGTGGCGAGGGCGTTGAAGAGCCGGGCCGCGATCCTGCGCGAGGAACAGACGACCATCCCCTTACCGGGGCTGCCCGTCAGCTTGGCCATCTCTATGCTGCGGCTATCCCAGTGGGACAGAAGGGTGTCAGCAAGCGTCCCTATGCGCTCGCGCGCACCGATCACACTCTCGAATGTGGCGAACTGGGCTCGAACGCGGCTCTGTTCAGCCTCGCTCAGCCCCTCGACGAGCCCCTCGGCCTGAGCATCCATCTCATCCAGGTCCTTGTCATCCGGGAGCTTCACCTTGTGGAGGATCGGCTCGTAGAAGACACGGACGGTTGCCCCGTCGTTGACCGCCTGGGTGTGGTCGTAGGTGTGGATCGTCGGCCCGAAGATGGCGAGGGTGCTGCCCGTTCGGTTGTCGATTGGGGTACCGGTGAAGGCGATGAAGGTGGCGCTGGGGAGCGCGTCTCGCAGATGGCGAGCGAAGCCGTCCTCGAAGTCGTAGTGGCTACGGTGCGCCTCGTCGACGATGACGATGACGTCTCGGCGGTTAGAGAGCAGCGGATGCCGAGTGCCCGCAGCTTTCTCCGCCTTGCTGATCCGGAACTTGTGGAGAGTGGTGAAGATAACACCGCCGCTGCCCTCGCGCCGGGTGAGGAGATCCTTCAGCTGGTCGCTGTTATGAGCCTTTTCCGGCAGGCCGCCGATCGCTCGATGAAGGCTGTGGCTCGCGTTGAACGTGTTGAAGAGCTGGGTGTCGAGGTCGATACGGTCGGTGATGAGAACGACTGTCGGGCGGGGTAGCCCAGGGAGACCACCTGCTTTGCCGGTGTAGAAGAGCATCTCCTCGCTCTTGCCTGCACCCTGTGTATGCCAGATGACACCCGCTTTCCCGTCTGCAGTGGCGGCGGACACGGTGGCGGCGAGGGCCGTTTCGACGGCGATGTACTGGTGTGCCTTGGCGAGCTTGACCGTGTCCACACTGCCGCCGGTGCCTTCGGCGGAGTAGGAGAGGAAGCCAGCGACCAGGCCGAGGAGGTGGTTAGGTTCGAGTGCTCCGGCGATCATCCGTTCCAGGGCACGCCCGTCCTCTCGTTCTTCCTTCTTCTTGAGTAGGACTCCATCCTCGGCGTGCCAGGGCGCCATGTGCTCCCACGGCGTGAAAGGGGTGCCGAGGCGGGCGGTTACCCCGTCGGTGGCGACAGCGAGAAACAAGCTATGGAAGGTGCCGTCAGCCTTCAACTCACGTCGGTAGTTCTGGATCTGCTCGTATGCAGCGCGGGAATCGTCCGGCCCGCTGGCCTTCTTCAGTTCGACGACGCAGAGCGGCAGGCCATTGACGTACAGGATGATGTCGAAGATGAACGCTCGCTCGCTGGCCGCGCGTATCCGTACCTGTGAGGAGGCGACGAGATCGTTGCCGTGCGGATCGGCGAAGTCGACGGGCCGGACGGTGACGCTGTGCTTCTTGTCGGTGAGCGAGTCCGTGTAGCTGACCTTCAGGCCGCCCGTGAGCTTCTTGTAGAAGTCCCAGTTCTTACGGACGTCGCTGCCAGGTGTCTGCCGCAGCAGTTCGGTGATCGCCTCCTCCACGGCATGGGAGGGCAGCTGAGGGTGACGAGTCGCGATGGCGGAACGCAGCCGGGGGTACAGGACGAGGTCACCCCAGTCTTTACGGTGACCGCTGTTTGGGTTGAGGTCCTTGCCGGGAAAGTGCTGCCAGCCGAACTCGGCGAGCTGATCGAGCGCGAGCGCCTCCCAATCTCGCTCAGAGAACCCGCCGAAGGACCTCTCCTCGGACTCCCCTGCCCCGGCAGCACTTTCTTCGCTCACGACGCAACATCCTCCACGACGCGCACAGCGTCCTTGACACGGATCTTTCCGGTGACGAGCTGGGGGAGCAGGGTTCCACGTAGTTCGATGATGGTGCGGGTCTCGCGCTGCGCTGCGCTCGCATGTCTAGCCAGGGAACGCACGGTCTCGGTGAACGCCGCTCCAGCCGCGTCACCGTTAGGGAGCCTAACGCGGAGCTTCTCGATCCGATCGGTGCCGAGACGTCCTGTTCCGTGTCCGGCAGTGTCGACGAGACCGAGGATCTCCCGAGTCCTGGACCGAAGGGCGAGCAGCAACGTAACGGAGTCGATTCCCGGGTGCGGGACAAGCGCCTTGCAGTCCTGACCGAAGGCTACTTCGCGCTGTGTCAGGCCTACCCGGAACTCCGAAGTGAGACTCATGCCCCGAACTACGAAGACGATTGTGTCGGCAGCCACGAGCTTGGTCCCGTTCTCTGCTCCGAGTCCGGTGATCTTCCGCTCGGAGTCATCGAGCCACGGGGACTTGAGACTTGCTGCCGAGATCCAGGGGATATCACCGTCCCAGTAGTCTGGCTCGCTGGTATTGGGTGTTCCGCCGGACATCCACTTTGCGGTGTCTGCCAACGCGGCCTCGTGCCAGCCATTTTCGTTTGCGGAATCTCGGACGTAGAGCGCCTCGGCGAGCGCGAGCGTGGTCTCGGCGATTCGCTCGTTGGCAGCGATCTTGGCATCGAGTGAACCGAGGACTTCGGCGATAGCTTGCTGTTCACACAAGGGCGGTACCTCCGGCAACGGAAGTTCTCGAACTTGCGCAACACGTAGGTGCGAGACCGTTGACCCAGATGCCCGGGAATGGAGCTCGTGTTGTACTTGCGGACCCATCAAGAGATAGGTCAGATAACGTGGGTTGACCCGATTGCGATCAGCTCGGAGAAGCACGGTTCTCTGTCCGAGGCAAATCTTCATGTTGCTTTCCACGAGACCTACGCGTCCGACTGGGGCCTCGCGCGTAAGCACAACATCCCCTGCTTGGGGCACTGCGCGCTGTGTCCACGTGTCGTATGTCTCCTGGTTCACCCGCTTGCCGTCATTGAGGAGAATTCGACCATTCAGGATGTCGGGAGTGCCGATCGCGTGCCCCACTGCCTCCTCAGTATTTCTGGTGAGCGGGGGAGTTCGGTTTTTACAGTCGACAATCAGCTCACAGAGATCTTCCAAGCGGCTCCTCTGCTCTGTCACAGCCTTTTCACCTGCTCCCGCACTACCGCTTCCAACCGGCCCGCTTCCTCGAAGTGCAAAAATAGTTCTTTCGTCAGTCGCTCTACTTTCGCCTCCGCCGACTCCGCGTCTGGGTCGTCAGGCGCTTCGGCTACTCCTGCGTACCGTCCTGGTGTTAGGGCGAAGTCGTGAGCCTCCACTTCCGCCAGCGATGCACTTCGACAGAACCCTGGTACATCTCGGTATGAGCCAGCTCCCTCAGCTCCTCGCCACGCACGGAATACGGAGGAAATTTGCTCGATGTCCGGGTCCTTGAGCTCCCGTAGTGTGCGCTCCTCCATCGTGCCTAGCCCGGTTGCGTCGATGAACAGCACTTCATTGGCACGTCCCTTGACCCACTCCGCGTGCCGCTGGTCCTTTCCCTCCGCGAGGAACCACAGGCATGCCGGAATCTGAGTCGATCGGAACAACTGCGCTGGCAGCGCCACCATGCAGGCCACGAGGTTGTCCTTGACCATCCGCCGCCTGATGTCGCCCTCGCCTCCCGACTTGCCGCTCATCGAACCATTGGCCAGTACGATTCCTGCGCGTCCGCCCGGACGCAACTTGTTGACCATGAGCTGGATCCAGGCGAAGTTTGCGTTGCCCACCGGCGGTACGCCGTACGTCCAGCGAGGGTCCATCCCGAGCCGCTCGCCGCCCCAGTTGGAGATGTTGAACGGCGGATTGGCGAGGACCACGTCGGCCTTCAGTTCGGGGTGCTGGTCATCGTGGAAGGAGTCTGCGGGCTCCTCGCCGAGGTTGGCCTCGATGCCGTGGATGGCAAGGTTCATCTTTGCCAGCCGCCACGTCGTGAGGTTGCGCTCCTGGCCGTACACGGAGATGTTGAAGCGGTTGCCATCGTGCAGCTCGATGAACTTCTCCGTCTGGACGAACATGCCGCCCGAACCGCATGCCGGGTCCAGGACACGCTCGCCCTCCTGCGGCTCCAGCATCTCTACGAGAAGCCGGACGATGGACTCAGGCGTGAAGAACTCCCCGCCCTTGCGCCCCTCGGCGAGCGCGAACTGTGCGAGGAAGTACTCGTACACCTCACCCATCAGGTCCCTGGCCCCAATGCGCTTGCCGTCCTCACCGACCTGGGACTGGAATTCGAGGCGGTCGAGGAGCTTCACGAGGCCGGCGAGTGTTGTCTCGTTGACCCGTGGACTGTTGTACTCCTGGGGGAGAGTGCCGCGGAGTGTGGGGTTGACCTTCTCGATGGTGTCCATCGCGTCGTTAACGACCTCCCCGAGGGACTGGCCCTCCAAGGTTCCCCTGGCCCGCTCCATCACTACTTCCCAGCGGGCGGTTGGCGGTACGTAGAAGAGCCCGGCCCCCGTGTACTGCCTGCGGTCCTCCACCGTCTGGACGATCAGACCCTCTGAGTGCGTTGTGGCAAAGGGAGTCCCTGTTCGATGAGCAGGGACTTCTTCGTGTGCGGGGCATGGCCGCGGAGGGGTAGGGGCAGGCAGCGGACGGCTTGTTGTGGATAGAGGAGGGTGCGATGCCGTCGGTGCTGGGGTTGATGGAACAGCGTGAGGCGCGGGCGAGTCAGGATCTGGAGTCCTGGACGGAGGTCCTGGAGCAGGCTCAGGCGGAGGTGGATGCCGCACGGGAGCGAGTTGAGCGGGCCCGGGTGGGGCGTGAGGAGCTCGTGTCGGTGCTGGCCGAGGAGAGCCCGGTGGATACGCCGGTTCCCGTGCCGTCTGGTGGTGAGATGGCTGCCGCCGTGGGATCGAGCGGCTCCGGCGCGGGGCATGGCGGGCGGCCGCCGGTGTGGCGGTCGGGTATGGGTGAGGAGGTGCTCAGCGGCGTGTATCGGGAGGTGTTCGCCGCGGTGGTGGCCGCTTCGGGGCCGGTGAACGGGGTGGAGTTGACGCGGGCGGTGGGCCGGAAGGCGGGGGTCAAGAACGAGGTGGAGAAGATCCGTCACCGTGCCTATGCGCTGGAGAAGCGGGGCTGGCTGCTGCGGGCGGAAGACGGGCGGTTCACGCCGACGCCGGGAGCAGTCGCCCGGGACGCTTCTCCGGCCAGCGCGGAGCGTCTCCGGCCAGGCGCCGGGACAGCCTGATGATGGCTGCCCACCACACCATCTGGGCGTGGTGGTCGGGGCGGCGTTCGTGGTCGCGGTTGAGGCGGCGTGAGCGGGAGAGCCAGCTCAGCGTGCGCTCCACCACCCACCTGCGGGCCAGTACGACAAATCCGCGTTGCCCGTCGGAGCGGCGCACGACCTCGATCCGCACCCCGTGGCGGGCGAACGCCTTCGCCAGCGCCGGACCCTGGTAAGCGCTGTCGACCCACACCAGTTTCAGCAGCCGG from Streptomyces sp. NBC_01754 includes:
- a CDS encoding type I restriction enzyme endonuclease domain-containing protein; translation: MPPATATVPWPPSALSDETGQDHFTQCPCLEALRRSLMKEIHDSHPGNITRQRAFTKRMQETMNQYHNGLLTSAQTMDILVEFAREVSADRARATELGLTEDELAFYDAVAANPSALQMGDDILRQIARHLHRLVSEDVTVDWRIKDQARDRIRAKVQFLLNFYGYPPDKAPDAVDRVLKQTEVKAEEWS
- a CDS encoding type I restriction enzyme endonuclease domain-containing protein → MDFLGVARHLTDAVAEYTSGNDQDEETIGADISEAVKIVREKHQSITELLGDCPWRERLGSDGYQEALYTVLEFLREAEPALQPGKPTRLQRFMHVGKLLSQAFSLCPTHEGVEDLLDDIRFFASVRASREKLDVDARADQGLATAADQLRYIEQLNAAAVVADGVVDIYDAAGLTKPDLSHLDEEFVAQLKASRHPNLALEAQGLCVKPLRHACA
- a CDS encoding IS4 family transposase; amino-acid sequence: MFAVGHLGELTQVVPFDLVDEALASAGGLQHRVRRLPSRVVVYLLLAGALFTGTGWTGIWSRLNASLPVPLPVPAPSSITAAMRRVGPRPLKALFDLVKGPAAVTATQVTRFAGRLVVAIDGTQIALPDTPANLSVFPKAKAGPNGPAGYPMLRLVTLTACGTRTLMDAVFGTDVTGELTYARDLVTGAGTTRALRRGMLLLGDRNFSATRFVDTVASTGADFLIRAKTHSTALKLPILRRLPDGTFLSRIGEVPVRVIEATLTLTPADSTSKHTATQHAYRLVTSLLDPDEAPATALVRLYRERWEIETSYCELKSALLGGRVLRGRHPAAVTQETWALLVAYQALRTAMSDAVLHRPDIDPDRAAFTIALNTARDQIIRAAGIIHTQTDLVGQIGTAILNGLLPARRDRSRPRVKKRAISSKYRAVGRNTDHRTHRTAVHIEINALPNPPDG
- a CDS encoding N-6 DNA methylase, with amino-acid sequence MEDRRQYTGAGLFYVPPTARWEVVMERARGTLEGQSLGEVVNDAMDTIEKVNPTLRGTLPQEYNSPRVNETTLAGLVKLLDRLEFQSQVGEDGKRIGARDLMGEVYEYFLAQFALAEGRKGGEFFTPESIVRLLVEMLEPQEGERVLDPACGSGGMFVQTEKFIELHDGNRFNISVYGQERNLTTWRLAKMNLAIHGIEANLGEEPADSFHDDQHPELKADVVLANPPFNISNWGGERLGMDPRWTYGVPPVGNANFAWIQLMVNKLRPGGRAGIVLANGSMSGKSGGEGDIRRRMVKDNLVACMVALPAQLFRSTQIPACLWFLAEGKDQRHAEWVKGRANEVLFIDATGLGTMEERTLRELKDPDIEQISSVFRAWRGAEGAGSYRDVPGFCRSASLAEVEAHDFALTPGRYAGVAEAPDDPDAESAEAKVERLTKELFLHFEEAGRLEAVVREQVKRL
- a CDS encoding ISAs1 family transposase; this encodes MPSALEHLAHAEAPAPLRDAVDLHRFLSGVPDPRDARGRRYPLAALLSAAAASVLAGARSLLAIGEWLADAPAWALRALGFPPDALTGTVPVPHPGTVRRLLARLDGDLLDAAIGAFLDARRRPAPTPEESRPALRPIAVDGKVLRGSRAGEKTAVTLLAAMAHSGEVLAQRQVADKSNEIPAFAPLLDGLDLTGTLITADALHTQHDHGTYLRERGAHYIAIVKKNHPGLYERIRRLPWAEIALDHRDRTRAHHRLEIRRLKTAAFAHLEYPDAAQALQVVRWRSDLTEGKLTIERVYLVTSLPPGAASGAELAAWIRGHWLIENCLHHVRDRTFREDDSKVRTAQLPRTMAGLRNLAIGLHRQDGARNIAAALRHAARDCHRPLAALGLI
- a CDS encoding AAA family ATPase, which gives rise to MYVTGIGFSNVRGFAGPRAVGQLPLPADGSGSWTVIAGRNGSGKSTLLRALALTLAGPQVRA
- a CDS encoding restriction endonuclease subunit S; the encoded protein is MTEQRSRLEDLCELIVDCKNRTPPLTRNTEEAVGHAIGTPDILNGRILLNDGKRVNQETYDTWTQRAVPQAGDVVLTREAPVGRVGLVESNMKICLGQRTVLLRADRNRVNPRYLTYLLMGPQVQHELHSRASGSTVSHLRVAQVRELPLPEVPPLCEQQAIAEVLGSLDAKIAANERIAETTLALAEALYVRDSANENGWHEAALADTAKWMSGGTPNTSEPDYWDGDIPWISAASLKSPWLDDSERKITGLGAENGTKLVAADTIVFVVRGMSLTSEFRVGLTQREVAFGQDCKALVPHPGIDSVTLLLALRSRTREILGLVDTAGHGTGRLGTDRIEKLRVRLPNGDAAGAAFTETVRSLARHASAAQRETRTIIELRGTLLPQLVTGKIRVKDAVRVVEDVAS
- a CDS encoding type I restriction endonuclease subunit R — its product is MSEESAAGAGESEERSFGGFSERDWEALALDQLAEFGWQHFPGKDLNPNSGHRKDWGDLVLYPRLRSAIATRHPQLPSHAVEEAITELLRQTPGSDVRKNWDFYKKLTGGLKVSYTDSLTDKKHSVTVRPVDFADPHGNDLVASSQVRIRAASERAFIFDIILYVNGLPLCVVELKKASGPDDSRAAYEQIQNYRRELKADGTFHSLFLAVATDGVTARLGTPFTPWEHMAPWHAEDGVLLKKKEEREDGRALERMIAGALEPNHLLGLVAGFLSYSAEGTGGSVDTVKLAKAHQYIAVETALAATVSAATADGKAGVIWHTQGAGKSEEMLFYTGKAGGLPGLPRPTVVLITDRIDLDTQLFNTFNASHSLHRAIGGLPEKAHNSDQLKDLLTRREGSGGVIFTTLHKFRISKAEKAAGTRHPLLSNRRDVIVIVDEAHRSHYDFEDGFARHLRDALPSATFIAFTGTPIDNRTGSTLAIFGPTIHTYDHTQAVNDGATVRVFYEPILHKVKLPDDKDLDEMDAQAEGLVEGLSEAEQSRVRAQFATFESVIGARERIGTLADTLLSHWDSRSIEMAKLTGSPGKGMVVCSSRRIAARLFNALATRRPDWVGEPDQKTGLLPDATGKVRVVYTGNPGRDDAEIAPYVRSPEKLKAIQARAADPNDELELVIVQSLWLTGFDSPPLHTLYLDRRMRGAALMQAVARVNRTWGEKPSGLVAMPFG